A region of the Acidobacteriota bacterium genome:
CTCGACCGCCGGCCGCACCGCCTCCCACGCCTCGTCCGCCGGCGGCATGTCGAGCAGATCGCCGCCGATGTGCGGCGCCAGCTCCCTCGCGAGGAAGTAGCGAGGTCCTGGATCGTGCGGGCGCCTGGCGATCTCCTCGCGCAGCAAACGCCGGTTCCGCTCCAGCTTGTTTCGTCGTTCCCGCACCTCCGCGAGGTAACCCTCGTGACGAAGGCGCAGGCCGGACCGCGGAGGCGTCCAGTCCGGGCGTCCGGCGCTCGCTGCCAGCGCCGGCAGGATCTGCTCGTGGACCCGGCCGCGGTACCGGTGGGACGGCAGGTTGCGGAACAGCCGGGCGACGTGTGCGATCTCCTCATCGCCGCCGTCGCGCGCGGAGACGATCTCGACCGTGAATCCGGGCGCGTCGCTGGCGGCGAGAAGCCCCTCGAGCGCCGCCCGGTCGGGATTCTCGAGAACTTCGTCGGCGTCGACGACAAGGATCCAGGCGCCCCGCGCCCGCTCCAAGCACTCGTTTCTCGCCGCCGCGAAATCGTCGCGCCAGGCGATGTCGACCACCCGGGCTCCGTGCCGGCGCGCGATCTCCCTCGAGCGGTCCGCCGAACCCGTGTCGGCCACCACGAGCTCGTCCGCGACGGGGCGCAGCGACGTCAGGCACCGGCCGAGTCTCTCCTCCTCGTCCCGGACGATCAGGCAGGCGCTCAGCAGCGGTCGTCCCAAGAGCCGTCCTCCCGGGCCGCGGTCCGCGGCGCCCCGGCGGCCGCCTGACGGGCGAAGCTAGGAATAGTGCCGGCGATCGCCCGGCGCCACGGAAGCTCGCGCCTCAGGCCGGGGGAGGAGGTGCCTTCTCGGCTCCGCGAATGCACTCGGCGAGGCTGCGTTCCAGGTTCAGCATCACCTCGGACAGGGTGGGGTGGTACCACGGCATCCGCCGGACATCCTCCACGCTCCCGCGGAAGTGCATGAGGCTGGCGACGATGTGGATCAGGTCGTCGGCGCGCGGGCCGACGATGGAGGAACCGAGGATCTCACCCGTCGTGGCGTCGGCGTACAGCTTCCAGATGCCGTGCCGGACGTTCATCGTGATCGCCCGCCCCGTCTCCGGGAGCCTCGCTTCACCGCAGGCGATGGAGCGTCCCGCCGCACGAGCGCTTTCCACCTCGCGGGCGCTCATGCCGATGCAGGCGAAGGGAGGGTCGGTGAAGATCGCCCACATCTTGAGGCGGTAGTCCATCGCTTGCGGAGGAGTCCCGCCCGCCGCGTTGTGTCCGGCAACGGCCCCCTCCTGGTTCGCCAGGTGAAGGATCTGGAACCTTCCGGTCGCGTCCCCGGCCACGTAGATGCTGGGGTTCGAGGTGCGCATCGTCTCGTCGTGCGGCACCGCACCGTCGCGCTGCTCCACGCCCGCGAGTTCGAGTCGAAGGCCGTCCAGGGCGGGACGCCGGCCCGTCGCGACGAGCAGCGCCTCTGCGCGAAGCTGCCGCGCACCACCAGCCGTCTCTACGGCGACGGCCACCGCCCCTCCGTCCCGTCGCACGGCGAGCACGCCGGCGGGTGCGAGGATCCGGAGCCGGTCCTCTTCATTCAGAGCCGCGGCGAGTTCCGCGCCGCAGTCCGGATCGAACCGCGAGAGGAGCGGAGAGCGGTTGACCACCGTGACCTCGCTCCCGATCCGGGCGAAGAACTGCCCGAGCTCGAGGCCGACCGGGCCCGCGCCCCACACGATCAGCGAGCCGGGCGGTTCCGTCAGCCGCATCACGTCGTCGCTCGTCAGCGCCGGCACCCCCGCCTGCCGGACGATCTCAGGTACCACGGGGACCGAGCCGGTGGCGATCACGTAGGAACGGGCACGCAGCGTGCGGCCGTCGACCTCGAGGCGACCGCCCGGCGCGAACCGGGCGCGACCGCGAATCAACTCGCAGCCGAGCTTCTCGACGGACGCGATCTTCGCCCGCTGGAACCGGGCGACGAGCGCGTCCTTGCGCTCCATGATGCGCGCGAAGTCCGGCACCATCCTGCCTTCGAAGCGAACGCCGAGATCCGCTGCGCGGGTGGGTTCGTGGGCGGCGTGGGCCGATTCGAGCATCGCCTTGGTCGGCATGCATCCGCGGAGAATGCACAGACCGCCGAGCTCTCCGTCGTTGACCAGAGCGGTCCTCGCTCCCGCGGCGACCGCGGCCCTCGCCGCGGAGGTCCCGGCGGAGCCGCCGCCGATGACGACGACATCGAAATCCATGCCCATTCC
Encoded here:
- a CDS encoding glycosyltransferase family 2 protein, with product MGRPLLSACLIVRDEEERLGRCLTSLRPVADELVVADTGSADRSREIARRHGARVVDIAWRDDFAAARNECLERARGAWILVVDADEVLENPDRAALEGLLAASDAPGFTVEIVSARDGGDEEIAHVARLFRNLPSHRYRGRVHEQILPALAASAGRPDWTPPRSGLRLRHEGYLAEVRERRNKLERNRRLLREEIARRPHDPGPRYFLARELAPHIGGDLLDMPPADEAWEAVRPAVEAVLSGPPCGLTDPLGALGVRLAVVRGEDELARRWSEMLGKRVGRSARWCYAEGERLLTIGAMGDREAAETAAGWFAAAAHAPEGSPAVITPRRLRTCWAPVRRDLARCLAGRDRPAQTATGEGVEPLLARAWAEAASGRSAAAVRLLADGVRRDRGDPRLWLALAVALRVDGETRRACRAARAALAAAPGWRAAEEWLAGRPAPFRGLLAPWSLAARESARA
- a CDS encoding dihydrolipoyl dehydrogenase, whose translation is MGMDFDVVVIGGGSAGTSAARAAVAAGARTALVNDGELGGLCILRGCMPTKAMLESAHAAHEPTRAADLGVRFEGRMVPDFARIMERKDALVARFQRAKIASVEKLGCELIRGRARFAPGGRLEVDGRTLRARSYVIATGSVPVVPEIVRQAGVPALTSDDVMRLTEPPGSLIVWGAGPVGLELGQFFARIGSEVTVVNRSPLLSRFDPDCGAELAAALNEEDRLRILAPAGVLAVRRDGGAVAVAVETAGGARQLRAEALLVATGRRPALDGLRLELAGVEQRDGAVPHDETMRTSNPSIYVAGDATGRFQILHLANQEGAVAGHNAAGGTPPQAMDYRLKMWAIFTDPPFACIGMSAREVESARAAGRSIACGEARLPETGRAITMNVRHGIWKLYADATTGEILGSSIVGPRADDLIHIVASLMHFRGSVEDVRRMPWYHPTLSEVMLNLERSLAECIRGAEKAPPPPA